From the Vibrio alginolyticus NBRC 15630 = ATCC 17749 genome, one window contains:
- the argS gene encoding arginine--tRNA ligase, protein MNIQALINDKVSQALEAAGAPAGSPAAVRQSAKPQFGDYQANGVMGVAKKLGTNPREFAQKVLDVLDLDGIASKTEIAGPGFINIFLSEEFLAKQAEAALADSRLGVAADEAQTIVADYSAPNVAKEMHVGHLRSTIIGDAVVRTLEFLGHKVIRANHIGDWGTQFGMLIANLERVQQESGEVSMELADLEGFYRESKKLYDEDEDFAVKARNYVVKLQSGDEYCAEMWKKLVDVTMIQNQRNYDRLNVSLTRDDVMGESMYNDMLPKIVADLKEQGLAVEDDGAQVVFLDEYKNKDGEPMGVIVQKRDGGFLYTTTDIACAKYRYEELSADRVLYFIDSRQHQHLMQAWTIVRKAGYVPESVSLEHHAFGMMLGKDGKPFKTRAGGTVRLADLLDEAEVRAAQLIESKNPELDAEEKEKISKTVAMAAVKYSDLSKHRTTDYVFDWDNMLAFEGNTAPYMQYAYTRVASIFAKAGVAMDALQGDIKITDEKEKALIAKLMQFEEAVQSVAREGQPHIMCSYLFELAGQFSSFYEACPILVAEDEAVKQSRLKLAALTAKTIKQGLSLLGIDTLERM, encoded by the coding sequence GTGAATATCCAAGCACTTATTAATGACAAAGTATCTCAGGCTCTAGAAGCCGCTGGCGCACCTGCAGGCAGTCCTGCGGCAGTACGCCAATCAGCAAAGCCACAATTTGGTGACTACCAAGCAAACGGCGTAATGGGCGTTGCTAAAAAACTGGGTACTAACCCACGAGAATTTGCACAGAAAGTACTGGATGTTCTAGACCTAGATGGTATTGCAAGCAAGACAGAAATCGCTGGTCCTGGTTTCATCAACATTTTCCTAAGCGAAGAGTTCCTAGCAAAACAAGCGGAAGCAGCACTGGCTGACTCACGTCTTGGCGTTGCAGCAGACGAAGCTCAAACTATCGTTGCTGACTACTCTGCACCAAACGTTGCTAAAGAAATGCACGTTGGTCACCTACGTTCAACCATCATCGGTGATGCGGTAGTACGTACTCTTGAGTTCCTAGGTCACAAAGTGATCCGTGCGAACCACATCGGCGACTGGGGTACTCAGTTCGGTATGCTTATCGCAAACCTTGAGCGTGTACAACAAGAGTCTGGCGAAGTTTCTATGGAACTTGCGGACCTTGAAGGCTTCTACCGCGAATCGAAAAAACTGTACGACGAAGATGAAGACTTCGCAGTAAAGGCGCGAAACTACGTTGTGAAACTGCAAAGCGGTGACGAGTACTGTGCAGAAATGTGGAAAAAACTCGTTGATGTAACCATGATCCAAAACCAGCGCAACTACGACCGTCTAAACGTGTCACTGACTCGTGACGACGTGATGGGCGAGAGCATGTACAACGACATGCTTCCTAAGATCGTTGCAGACCTAAAAGAACAAGGTCTTGCCGTTGAAGATGATGGCGCGCAAGTTGTATTCCTAGATGAATACAAGAACAAAGATGGCGAACCAATGGGCGTTATCGTTCAAAAACGCGATGGCGGTTTCCTATACACAACAACAGACATCGCATGTGCAAAATATCGTTATGAAGAGCTAAGCGCAGACCGTGTGCTTTACTTCATCGACTCACGTCAACACCAGCACCTAATGCAAGCTTGGACAATTGTTCGTAAAGCAGGCTACGTACCTGAGTCAGTATCTCTTGAGCACCACGCGTTCGGCATGATGCTTGGTAAAGATGGTAAGCCATTCAAGACTCGTGCGGGCGGTACGGTTCGTCTTGCCGACCTTCTAGATGAAGCAGAAGTTCGTGCAGCACAGCTGATCGAATCTAAAAACCCTGAACTAGATGCGGAAGAAAAAGAGAAGATCTCTAAAACAGTTGCAATGGCAGCGGTTAAATACTCTGACTTATCTAAACACCGTACGACTGACTACGTGTTCGATTGGGACAACATGTTAGCGTTTGAAGGTAACACAGCACCATACATGCAATATGCATACACTCGCGTAGCTTCTATTTTCGCTAAAGCTGGTGTTGCTATGGACGCTCTCCAAGGTGACATCAAAATCACTGATGAGAAAGAGAAAGCACTTATTGCTAAGCTTATGCAGTTCGAAGAAGCGGTTCAATCTGTCGCTCGCGAAGGCCAACCACACATCATGTGTAGCTACCTATTCGAACTAGCAGGTCAGTTCTCTAGCTTCTACGAAGCATGCCCTATCCTAGTTGCTGAAGACGAAGCAGTGAAACAAAGCCGCCTGAAACTAGCAGCGCTAACAGCGAAGACCATCAAGCAAGGTCTGTCTCTACTAGGTATTGATACTCTAGAGCGTATGTAA
- a CDS encoding ATP-dependent DNA helicase, giving the protein MIAKTFSSDGALGKAIPGFQARQPQIDMAEAVSSAIKDQTQLVVEAGTGTGKTFAYLVPALLSGKKVIISTGSKNLQEQLYHRDLPLMVNALGFYGQVALLKGRSNYLCLDRLSRQMVESHTNESDPTLLTQLVKVRAWSSETKTGDLGDCDDLPEDSMIIPTITSTNDNCLGKECPSYTDCFVLKARKRAMDSDIVVVNHHLFLADLAIKETGFGELIPEADVFIFDEAHQLPDIASEYFGQSVSSRQIHDLAKDIEIAYRTEAKDMRQLQKVGDKLMQSAMDMRIVLGEPGFRGNWREALQSGSIKRELLRLTDSLELAIDVLKIALGRSQLLDTAFERANLIKGRIDRVCDVDITGYSYWYDTSPRHFALHITPLSVADKFHEQIEIKQGAWIFTSATLAVSGDFKHFTERLGLKPTKQFSLPSPFDYQKQARLCVPRYLPEPNSNGLADKLVRMLAPVIEENDGRCFFLCTSHSMMRELGEKFREVLELPVLMQGEMSKQKTLAEFMELGNALLVATGAFWEGIDVRGDALSCVIIDKLPFTAPDDPLLKARIEDCRLRGGEPFAEVQIPDAVITLKQGVGRLIRDQKDHGALIICDNRLVTRDYGGIFLGSLPPIPRTRDLDGIKAFLKAEQSVTDASAEA; this is encoded by the coding sequence ATGATCGCAAAAACTTTTTCCTCTGATGGCGCGTTAGGTAAGGCCATTCCTGGCTTTCAAGCTCGTCAGCCACAAATCGATATGGCGGAAGCCGTCAGCAGTGCGATCAAAGATCAAACCCAGTTGGTGGTGGAGGCAGGAACCGGAACCGGTAAGACCTTCGCATACCTAGTCCCTGCGCTGTTGAGCGGTAAAAAAGTGATCATCAGTACAGGCTCGAAAAACTTGCAAGAGCAGTTGTACCATCGTGACTTACCGCTCATGGTCAATGCGCTTGGTTTTTATGGCCAAGTGGCGTTATTAAAAGGGCGTTCTAATTATCTGTGTTTGGATCGTTTGAGCCGCCAAATGGTCGAAAGCCACACTAATGAATCTGACCCGACATTATTAACTCAACTTGTTAAAGTGCGTGCTTGGTCATCAGAAACCAAAACAGGTGACCTTGGGGATTGTGATGATCTACCAGAAGACAGCATGATCATTCCGACCATCACCTCAACCAATGATAACTGTTTAGGTAAAGAATGTCCGAGCTACACTGATTGCTTTGTATTGAAAGCGCGTAAGCGAGCCATGGATTCCGACATTGTTGTAGTGAACCATCACTTGTTTCTTGCTGATTTAGCGATCAAAGAAACAGGATTCGGTGAACTGATTCCAGAAGCCGATGTGTTTATTTTTGATGAAGCTCATCAGTTGCCAGATATTGCGAGCGAATATTTCGGCCAGTCAGTTTCAAGCCGCCAAATTCACGATCTTGCCAAAGACATTGAAATAGCCTATCGCACCGAAGCCAAAGATATGCGTCAATTGCAAAAAGTGGGCGACAAACTCATGCAAAGCGCAATGGACATGCGGATTGTATTGGGTGAGCCAGGCTTTCGTGGCAACTGGCGTGAGGCGTTGCAATCAGGTTCTATTAAGCGAGAATTATTGCGCTTAACTGACAGCCTCGAATTGGCGATTGATGTACTCAAAATAGCCTTAGGGCGCAGTCAATTACTGGATACCGCCTTTGAACGAGCAAATTTGATCAAAGGCCGTATCGACCGGGTATGTGATGTCGATATTACCGGTTACTCATACTGGTACGATACCTCGCCTCGTCATTTCGCTCTGCACATTACGCCTCTTTCTGTCGCGGACAAGTTCCATGAGCAAATAGAGATTAAACAAGGCGCTTGGATTTTCACGTCAGCAACCCTAGCCGTATCGGGCGATTTCAAGCACTTTACTGAGCGCCTTGGCCTCAAGCCTACAAAGCAATTTTCTCTGCCGTCCCCCTTTGATTATCAAAAGCAAGCGCGCCTTTGTGTGCCAAGGTATTTGCCAGAGCCAAACAGTAACGGCTTAGCGGATAAGTTAGTCCGAATGCTTGCTCCGGTGATTGAAGAAAATGATGGTCGCTGCTTCTTTTTATGTACCTCGCACAGCATGATGCGTGAACTAGGTGAGAAGTTCCGAGAAGTACTTGAGCTGCCTGTGTTAATGCAAGGGGAGATGAGTAAGCAGAAAACCTTGGCGGAGTTTATGGAACTGGGTAACGCTTTACTCGTGGCGACGGGCGCTTTCTGGGAAGGGATTGATGTTAGAGGTGATGCGCTGAGCTGTGTTATTATCGACAAATTACCGTTTACCGCCCCTGACGATCCGTTACTCAAAGCCCGTATCGAGGATTGTCGATTACGTGGCGGTGAACCATTTGCTGAAGTACAAATCCCGGATGCAGTGATTACGTTAAAGCAGGGAGTCGGGCGATTAATTCGAGATCAGAAGGATCACGGTGCGTTGATCATTTGTGATAATCGCCTCGTCACGCGAGACTATGGTGGTATTTTCCTCGGAAGTCTACCACCTATCCCAAGGACGCGAGACTTAGATGGAATCAAAGCATTCCTGAAAGCAGAACAATCTGTCACAGACGCAAGTGCTGAGGCATAA
- the purU gene encoding formyltetrahydrofolate deformylase, which translates to MEKKTLLTHCSDAPGLISKITNICYKHQLNIVHNNEFVDNTSGHFFMRTELEGYFNDQTFLADLDQALPQGAKRKLVGSRRKRIVILVTKEAHCLGDILMKTYDGSLDVEIAAVVGNYDKLQTLTERFDIPYHHVTHENLSREEHEQKMLEVIDQYDADFLVLAKYMRVLTPTFVEKYHHKIINIHHSFLPAFIGAKPYQQAYDRGVKIIGATAHFVTNDLDEGPIIKQDVIPVDHTFNAQDMAQAGRDVEKNVLSKALNKVINDHVFVYGNKTVIL; encoded by the coding sequence ATGGAAAAGAAAACACTGTTGACCCACTGTTCTGACGCCCCGGGTCTCATCTCGAAAATTACTAATATCTGTTACAAGCACCAACTCAACATCGTTCACAATAACGAATTTGTTGATAATACCAGTGGCCACTTTTTCATGAGAACGGAGTTGGAGGGGTACTTCAACGATCAAACGTTTCTTGCCGACTTGGACCAAGCTCTCCCGCAAGGTGCTAAGCGTAAATTGGTTGGCTCTCGCCGTAAGCGCATCGTCATTCTCGTCACAAAAGAAGCGCATTGTTTAGGCGATATTCTGATGAAAACCTACGATGGAAGCCTAGATGTTGAGATCGCCGCTGTGGTGGGGAATTACGACAAACTGCAAACTCTCACTGAACGCTTCGACATTCCTTACCACCACGTGACCCATGAAAACCTTAGCCGTGAAGAACACGAGCAGAAGATGCTAGAAGTGATCGATCAATACGATGCTGACTTTTTGGTGCTAGCTAAATACATGCGCGTATTGACGCCGACGTTTGTTGAGAAATATCACCACAAAATCATTAATATTCATCACAGCTTCTTACCTGCTTTTATTGGCGCGAAGCCATATCAACAAGCTTACGATCGCGGTGTGAAAATCATCGGTGCAACAGCACACTTCGTGACTAATGATTTAGATGAAGGGCCGATCATCAAGCAAGACGTAATTCCTGTCGACCATACATTCAATGCCCAAGATATGGCGCAAGCGGGACGCGATGTAGAGAAGAACGTATTGAGTAAGGCTTTGAATAAAGTGATCAATGACCACGTCTTTGTTTATGGGAATAAGACAGTGATCCTGTAA
- a CDS encoding VOC family protein, translating into MTTQLVEKRLAPKLMIQDLDAFMAKIEELASLLKLDLSFAQADHIALRINDTETAKAAHEAWNQYGKVISQAKINGRPIIVIEFDKALESRGWKIECLELPYPAEGKIYPNESWEHVEFVIPSHAETADEFLADLKHTYPAFGARFNELEELGVKIKLSSPKGDGERLNNPTVAFKYQGICIKLHPHSLKRIVESEQA; encoded by the coding sequence ATGACGACTCAACTAGTTGAAAAACGCCTAGCGCCTAAATTGATGATCCAAGATCTGGATGCATTTATGGCGAAGATTGAAGAGCTTGCATCCCTGTTAAAACTGGATCTGAGCTTTGCTCAAGCTGACCATATTGCGCTGCGAATTAATGATACTGAAACAGCAAAAGCCGCGCATGAAGCATGGAATCAATACGGTAAGGTGATTTCACAAGCGAAAATCAACGGTCGCCCAATCATCGTTATCGAATTCGATAAAGCGTTGGAAAGCCGTGGTTGGAAGATTGAGTGTCTGGAACTGCCATACCCTGCGGAAGGCAAAATCTACCCAAATGAAAGCTGGGAACATGTGGAGTTTGTGATTCCGTCTCATGCCGAAACTGCAGACGAGTTTCTTGCTGATTTGAAACACACTTACCCAGCGTTTGGCGCGCGTTTTAATGAGTTGGAAGAGCTGGGTGTGAAGATCAAACTGTCGAGCCCGAAAGGGGATGGCGAACGCTTGAATAACCCAACAGTGGCGTTTAAGTACCAAGGCATTTGTATCAAACTGCACCCGCATTCACTTAAGCGTATTGTGGAGTCTGAGCAGGCGTAA
- the tsaB gene encoding tRNA (adenosine(37)-N6)-threonylcarbamoyltransferase complex dimerization subunit type 1 TsaB has protein sequence MSAKILAIDTATENCSVALLANDQVISRSAVAPRDHTKKVLPMVDEVLKEAGLTLQELDALAFGRGPGSFTGVRIGIGIAQGLAFGADLPMIGVSTLAAMAQGSYRLHGVTDVAVAIDARMGEVYWARYTRQANGEWAEMDAECVIPPARLVEEAQADDKTWTTAGTGWDAYQEVLADLPFNLTHSDVLYPDSQDIVILAEQEFKKGNTVPVEDSSPVYLRDNVTWKKLPGRE, from the coding sequence ATGAGCGCAAAAATTCTTGCTATCGATACAGCGACTGAAAACTGTTCAGTTGCGTTGTTGGCTAATGATCAAGTGATTTCACGTAGCGCGGTTGCACCACGCGATCACACCAAAAAAGTACTGCCAATGGTTGATGAAGTACTCAAAGAAGCTGGCCTGACTCTACAAGAGCTGGATGCGTTAGCGTTTGGACGTGGTCCAGGTAGCTTTACTGGCGTTCGTATCGGTATTGGTATCGCACAAGGTTTGGCGTTCGGTGCTGACTTACCTATGATCGGCGTTTCAACGCTGGCTGCAATGGCTCAAGGTAGCTATCGCTTACATGGTGTGACCGATGTCGCTGTGGCTATTGACGCACGTATGGGTGAAGTTTACTGGGCACGTTACACTCGCCAAGCAAACGGTGAGTGGGCAGAGATGGATGCAGAGTGCGTAATTCCACCAGCACGTCTCGTTGAAGAAGCACAAGCAGACGACAAAACGTGGACGACAGCAGGTACTGGTTGGGATGCTTACCAAGAAGTATTAGCAGACCTACCGTTTAATTTGACGCATAGTGACGTTCTGTACCCTGATTCACAAGACATCGTGATTCTTGCTGAACAAGAATTTAAAAAGGGTAATACCGTGCCGGTCGAAGATTCGAGCCCTGTTTATTTACGTGATAATGTGACATGGAAAAAACTTCCTGGTCGCGAATAG
- a CDS encoding S1 family peptidase codes for MKKTLVAFLIGLTLPATTIADTLEPVQNDVSTRIIGGEPANTSDWKFIASLVRKGQPTSIGHFCGGSFLGGKYVLTAAHCVEGLNADDLDIVLGLYDKNRESQAQRIAIKNIYSHDEYNNITTNNDIALIELERNIDSATIDLATPELLDSVRVGDKLHVAGWGNTSTTDRIYPTVLQQVDLEYVDRATCQNLPGNYSNVSDDGICAGYYWGGKDSCQGDSGGPLIVDDNGINKLLGVVSWGDGCAQPNAYGVYANVAHFQHNGWIDSHRNTISFTKYRDLRFVERKAQQETFTIRNDDTIPFNIYQSTISYGSTIEKSTCTGTLKPSQSCQITVGYQPSYSGSETTIELFTDHPKLSRLTTTFEYSGVDKASRSVRNAIPLADANVYTGQNAWTAENGELQSADMGAYPGVSELVLTDLPKGKLTMDLKVMSDGFDYLFILVNGEIYDSTNQLLDYKEIQIDLYKASNTITFEYVQHPFSSGIYSAQAFVRNINMSVSTDNTGDAGNDVNKKSSSGGSLSIGLLVLMAAGSFVRRKKR; via the coding sequence ATGAAAAAAACGTTAGTGGCTTTTCTGATTGGGCTGACTTTACCAGCAACCACAATCGCAGATACTCTTGAGCCTGTTCAGAATGATGTATCCACTCGCATTATCGGCGGCGAACCTGCCAACACTTCCGACTGGAAATTTATTGCTTCACTGGTACGTAAAGGACAACCTACATCTATTGGTCACTTTTGTGGTGGCAGTTTCCTAGGTGGAAAATACGTATTAACTGCTGCGCACTGTGTGGAAGGTCTTAATGCGGACGATCTGGATATCGTTCTTGGTCTTTATGACAAAAACAGAGAGTCTCAAGCACAGCGCATCGCCATTAAAAATATCTATTCACATGATGAATATAACAACATAACAACGAACAATGACATCGCTCTTATTGAATTAGAACGCAATATCGATAGCGCAACTATTGACCTGGCAACGCCAGAACTTTTAGATAGCGTACGCGTAGGAGACAAGTTGCACGTGGCTGGATGGGGAAATACGTCCACGACAGACCGAATATACCCAACCGTTTTACAACAAGTAGATTTGGAATACGTAGATCGAGCTACCTGCCAAAACCTACCAGGAAACTACTCTAATGTATCAGATGACGGTATTTGCGCCGGATACTATTGGGGAGGTAAAGATAGCTGCCAAGGAGATAGCGGCGGTCCACTCATCGTTGATGATAACGGTATCAACAAATTGCTAGGCGTGGTCAGCTGGGGGGATGGATGTGCTCAACCAAACGCTTATGGTGTTTACGCCAACGTCGCTCATTTTCAACACAATGGATGGATAGATAGCCATCGCAATACTATCAGCTTCACTAAGTACCGAGATCTTCGTTTCGTTGAGCGAAAAGCGCAGCAAGAGACCTTTACTATTCGTAATGACGATACTATCCCATTCAACATCTACCAAAGCACAATATCATACGGAAGTACCATCGAGAAAAGCACTTGTACTGGTACCTTAAAGCCTTCGCAAAGCTGTCAAATTACCGTCGGCTACCAACCTAGCTATTCGGGATCAGAAACAACGATAGAGCTCTTTACCGATCATCCGAAACTGTCCAGACTCACAACAACTTTCGAGTATTCAGGTGTAGATAAAGCAAGCAGATCAGTGCGTAATGCCATTCCGCTAGCAGACGCAAATGTTTATACCGGTCAAAACGCTTGGACGGCTGAAAATGGTGAACTGCAATCAGCGGATATGGGAGCTTATCCTGGTGTATCTGAGCTGGTTTTGACCGATCTTCCGAAGGGCAAACTTACCATGGATCTCAAAGTAATGTCCGATGGTTTTGATTACTTGTTCATCTTAGTTAATGGTGAAATTTACGATAGCACCAACCAACTCCTCGATTATAAAGAGATCCAGATCGATCTTTACAAAGCATCTAATACGATAACGTTTGAATACGTCCAACACCCGTTTTCAAGTGGCATTTACAGCGCGCAAGCATTTGTTCGCAACATAAATATGTCAGTCAGCACAGATAATACGGGCGATGCTGGTAACGACGTTAATAAAAAGTCTAGTTCAGGCGGCAGTTTATCTATTGGCCTACTGGTGTTAATGGCTGCAGGTTCATTCGTACGACGCAAAAAAAGGTAA